The Acropora muricata isolate sample 2 chromosome 5, ASM3666990v1, whole genome shotgun sequence genome includes a window with the following:
- the LOC136917410 gene encoding NLR family CARD domain-containing protein 3-like: MREQVHLLRPSDNFFGAEGATSLAQALRVNTSLSSLDLGNNSPARAFKENTFSSLHLLCSSIGATGADSFAEALNVKSSLSSLNLSCVSFGDEGANSLAQVFEVNSSLSSLNLFCNSISAEGASSLAQALKVNTSLSSLDLSCNSVGDEGANSLAQALRVNTSLSSLNLVSNSIGADGANSLARALRENSSLSSLDLRSNSIGAEGAITFAQALRVNTSLFFLDLRCTSIGSEGAKKLDHYIRVNPFRSSLDFRFNSDLYLTRMACK; the protein is encoded by the exons ATGAGGGAACAAGTTCACTTGctgaggccctcaga CAACTTCTttggtgctgagggagcaacttcacttgctcaggccctcagggTAAAcacttctctttcttctttggatttgggtAATAATTCACCTGCTCGTGCCTTCAAAGAAAACACCTTTTCTTCTTTACATTTGTTGTGCAGTTCCATTGGTGCTACAGGAGCAGATTCATTTGCTGAGGCCCTTAACGTAAAAAGCTCTCTTTCGTCCTTGAATTTGTCTTGCGTCTCctttggtgatgagggagcaaattctcTTGCTCAGGTCTTCGAAGTAAACAGctctctttcttccttgaaTTTGTTTTGTAACTCCATTAGTGCTGAGGGAGCAAGTTCACTTGCTCAGGCACTCAAAGTAAACAcgtctctttcttctttggatttgtcttgCAACTCcgttggtgatgagggagcaaattcacttgctcaggctctcagagtaaacacctctctttcctCTTTGAATTTGGTGTCCAATTCCATTGGTGCTGatggagcaaattcacttgctcgtGCCCTGAGGGAAAActcctctctttcttctttggatttaaGGTCCAATTCcattggtgctgagggagcaaTTACatttgctcaggccctcagagtaaacacttctcttttttttttggatttgcgTTGTACTTCCATTGGCTCTGAGGGAGCAAAAAAACTTGATCACTATATCAGAGTAAATCCCTTTCGTTCTTCTTTGGATTTTCGTTTCAATTCCGATTTGTACTTGACTCGAATGGCTTGTAAATGA